The genomic stretch ACTACAGGGGATGCAAATGGGCTACAGCTTTGTTGAATGACTCCCTTATCAAGCATTTCTTGAATTAACTTCTCAATAATATCCCTTTGTTTCAAGGCATACCTATAAGGTCTAATGCTTACAGGATTTACACCAACTTCTAATGGGATTTTATGGTCAATTATTCCTCTTGAGGGGGGTAAAGACTTGGGCTCCTTAAATATTACTGAATATTCTTGTAATAATTTTTCAATTCCCTCAGGATATTCAGTATTGTGCAACTGAAAACAGCTTACTGGAGAACTCTTCCTTAATTGGTGTTGTTCAGTGACTTGCAAGTAAAACAAATGGATAGCATTGGCCATTAGCTTAGGGGTAGCTATGGCATCACCCCTAACCTTAGGAGAAATACCCCTTAAAACATGTTTGATACCCTTAGCCTCAAAAGACATCCACAATTTATTAAAATTCCATTTTACAGTACCAAGAGTACTCAACCACTGCACTCCCAAGACCATATCACAGCTGCCTAAGGGTATTAGTAAAGCCTCACATTGGAATTCAGTGTTTTGTAACTTCCATTGAAAATTGGGACACACATGCTGACATGCTAGATGATTTCCATCAGCAACTGCCACAGATTGAGGGCTAATTGGATTGATTTGGAGATTTAATTTCCTAGCCAAGTCGAGGTCTAGAAAGTTGTGAGTACTTCCAGAGTCTATCAAAATATGCAGTGGTTTCCTACCCATATAGCCAGTGACTCTCATAGTTTGGAAGGACTGACTACCATGTAAAGCATTGATAGAAATGTGGGGATCTATACTATGCACTTCAAATTCAGTGTCCCCTACCTCAGTATATCCCTCCTGGACACTCTCAGAATCACTGTCCTCTTCAGAATCACCAGGTACAAGAATAGTAAAAAGCTGTGGTTTCTTAAAACTACATTTGTGTCCTCTGACATAAGGTTTATCACAAAAGTAACAGATACCTTTAGCAATCTTATCAGCCCTTTCAGCCATTGTTAAGTGCCTTTGGGAAGTATTAGACTTAGAATCAGCAGGAATAGTGGGAGTGGGGAGAAGTGGTGATTTGTTTACAGTTCCTGACCCCACAGATTTAGACCCCAGACCACCAGAAAAACGAGAGTAAGTTCTGGTTGCCTCCACACTCTCCTCTTGCAACCTAGCAAAGGCTACAGCTTCAGCTATAGTAGCAGGTTTAAATGCTTTTACAAAAGGCTTAATGACAGGTTTTAGGCCACCAATGAAGCTATCTAAGAATAAAGCATCATTCAATAAAGGGTTCCTCTGAATCATTAGAGATTTTAAGTATTCAAAGGAATCAAGATAGTCATTTAAAGAGCCAAGTTGATGcaatttgttaaatttttcaaCCACATTATCACCCACATCATCTACAAAACGAGCACATAAATCAAGAACAAAAGAAGACCAAGAAACTGTTACCCTTGCAGCCATATATGCATTAAACCAATCACCAGCTTTCCCAGAAAGATGAATACCCGCAATATCCACCTTTTGATCATCTGGAATTTTGCATAAATGGAAATATTTCTCACATTTCTGGACCCAACCCCGTGAATTCTCCCCAGAAAAGGAGGGAAAATCAAGTTTGGGAATAAACCCTAATTGTCTTGGAGTAGTGGGAGTGGAAGACGTAGTATGAACACCATTGCCTGAATTAATGTCAGATTGAAGACGTTCTTGAAACAGCGTCATCAATTGCGACATCTGAGCTTCCATTGCCTTTCCTTATTCTATAATGCGCTGATTCTGCTCATTCAATCGTTGTTCCAAGGATTTTAATTGAGTTTCCATGGTAGTTTTGCGTGTTTTAGCCAGGATTGAGAAGTGTTTTAATGGCGGAAGTGAGGATCGAAAGAAAGCTGATACCAATGTTGTAGTGTCAGGGTATCACCCCTAAATGAGAGGGAAACCGAGTACTAAAACAGTATGAtatttgtagagagataaagattgaagaagaagatttgtattatttgatgaatgaatgaattacaaTGTGTGTTTCTTCTATTTATAGTTATTAGGATCTAACAAACTAATAACAGTTGTAACAAACTAATACAACTAATTAACAGCTGTACTATAACTAACTCCTAACAACTTCAGTCCATGTCAGCAATGATCCATTCCCCTGTATCACCGTACTATTTCTTTTTTTGGAGCTTGAAGCTGATGGTGGATTGGTGTGTATGGCGTATGGTTTCGGAAGTGGTTAAGGCTGATGGTGGTACAATATCTTTAGTAGGGGACCATCAATTCTAAGGCTTACATCTTACAGTTTTTCTTTAATAACTTTGGACTTGTGAGGAAGCAAGGAAGCTGATTCATATAGCTTTATTCCCTCTCAGAATCCGATTTAAGGGGAGACGAAATGAAAGcgaaaaaaatcacaaaacacAACAAAATATAAGGATAGTAACGTTTTTCAGCCCTTATGGCAACCACACTGCACAGCACCGCGACAATCGTTGTCGTGCCGATGATCATACCCTTACTAAGCAAATTCAAAGTCTACATAACCCCGATGGTCGTATTATTGATGTCAGGCCTATTTTCCAACTGGTTGAGGAAATTATAAAGCGCGCCACACAAACTACCGAGGGTTCTTCTGAGGAAATTATATCGGAGAGGGAGTCCTTGGGGGGAAAGCGTATAAGACAAGGGTGATTATGAATTGAGTTGTATTTACTAATGAATGAATTACAAGTATATATAGGACCTAAGGCTAGGGTAAGTAGGAAGAAAGAGATCTATACAAATATACTAGACAATATGCTAAGGATACTAATTGCTATAATACAAAGATTATGTGCTAAAAGATTTTATACAATATGCTAGGAATTATTTGTTGCTATATTGTTAACACGCCCCCTCAAGTTGGACGTTCTTGTGATAAGGCCAAGCTTGTCTCGTAGGGAGTGAAAGAGTTGCTTGTGAAGCGGCTTGGTGAGAATGTCTGCGATTTGATCCTTGCTGGAAATGTGCGAGAGACGAATGCGACCTTCAAGGAGCTGCTGCTTGACGAAGTGAAAGGAGATGGCCATGTGTTTCATCCGAGAATGAAAGACAGGATTCTTGGCGTAGAGTGTGGCGGAGATATTGTCACAGAAGATAGCAGGTGGTTTGTTGACGGTGATGCGAAGTTCAGAGAGAAGGTTGCGTAGCCATAGAGTTTCAGCTGTGACGGAGGCAACAGCTCGAAATTCAGCTTCAGTGGTCGATAAAGCAATGCCAGTTTGTTTCTTGGAGGTCTAGGAAATGGGGTTGCGGCCAAGATATACAATGTAGCCTGTGGTAGAGAAGTAGTGATCTTTGTCACCACCGAAATCAGCATCACAGTAGGCGTGCAAGCATAAAGGATTGTCCTTATAGAGTTGAATGCCATGGGTCTGAGTGCCTTGAAGATAGCGAAGAAGTCGTTTCAGGGCCATCCAATGAGTATCTGTCGGGTGATGAAGAAATTGTGCCAAGCGATTGACGGTGAAGGCAATGTCAGGTCGAGTGAGAGATAGATATTGTAAGCTGCCAACAATGGCACGATAGTTTGAGTGGTCCTGAATAGCACGGTTATCCTCACGTATTAGGGGTGGTGAGGTAGCCATGGGAGTGGTATTGGGTTTGGCATCAGCCATGTGATGGGTAGTAAGAAGGTCATGGATATACTTGGACTGACTGAGGTGGATGCCGAGGGGGTTTGGAGTGACCTCAATGCCAAGAAAGTAAGAGAGCGGTCCTAGGTCCTTTAGAGAAAAGCGAGTGGAGAGGTTAGTAATGAATGACTGAAGAGCGGTCGAATTTGGTCCGGTAataataatgtcatcaacataaataaGCATGTATAGGGTGGTGATATggttttgtaaaataaataaagaagggtCGGAAATAGATTGAATAAAACCAATGGTGATGAGATGCGACTTGAGCTCGTTATACCAAGCTCGAGGAGCTTGTTTGAGTCCATAGATAGCTTTGTGTAGTTTACAAACATAGTCAGGTTTAGTTTGATCAACAAAGCCAGGCGGTTGTTGCATAAAAACATTATCGGTAAGCGTGCCTTGGAGAAAGGCGTTATTAATGTCAAGTTGTCTTAGAGACCAACCTTTTGCAACTGCTAGGGAAAGAATCAATCTAACAGTAGTGGGTTTAACGACTGGACTGAAGGTCTCGGTATAGTCAATGCCTGGTCGTTGGTTGAAACCTTTAGCCACTAGACGGGCTTTGTGTTGTTTAAGCGTGCCATCGGGATTGAATTTATTGCGGTAAACCCATTTACACCCAATGACGTTGTGAGCGGAAGATCGTGGAACCAATGTCCATGTTTGGTTTCGGGCAAGTGCATCGAATTCGGTTTGCATTGCGTGACGCCAATGAGGAATAATAAGAGCTTGTTTAACGGTGTTGGGAAGGCTCGTGGTAGACATTGTTGCGAGATTAGCATTTGCATACCTAGGATTTGGTTTGCGAATATTGTTGTCAAGTCGGGTGGTGACCGTCTTAGCTGGAGGAGGGATCGATTTGGACTGCGAGGTGGAAGGAGCAGGGGTTGGGGAGGTTGTTACGGCTTCAGGGGAGGCCGTGGATGGGATAGTGGCAGAGGGTGAGGAGGTGGAGGGAGGGGTGTCAGCGTTAGGAGAGGGAGTAGGGGATGCCGTGGTGGGAGGGTTAGTGGTGGAAGGTGGGGAGGCAGTGGCAGGTCGTCTTTGGTAGACGAACTGGAGAGGAGGTCGTGTGGGGACTGTTGAAGCAGAGGGGgttgaggcggtggtggagggagGGTTGTTTGAGGGTGGAGGAGAGGGCACGGCATCAGGGAGCACAGGGATAGAGATGGATACCCATTCATCAGTGGTAGGTGTTGTCGATGGGTTGGGTGATGGGTTTTTGAACGGGTAGATGTCGTCATAAAACTTGACATGTCTCGAGGTATAAACTCGATGGGTTTTTGGGTCGAGACAGTGAAAGGCACTTTGCGTGGTAGAGTATCCAATGAATACACATGGGGTGGAGCGATAGTCTAACTTGTGTTTGGTATATGGGCGGAGCCAGGGATAGCATAGGCAACCAAAATTATGGAGGTTGGTGTAATCGGGTTTTTTATTATGAAGGACAAAGTAAGGTGAATTTCCATTTAAAGAACGGGTAGGTAGTCGATTAATTAAATATGTCGCGGTACTAAAAGCAAAGGGCCAATATGTCGTTGGTAAGTTGGCGTGATTAAGGAGGGCTAAGCCCGTTTCAACTATGTGACGGTGTCGTCGCTCCGCATATCCATTGTGTTCGGGAGTATGAGGAGGAGAGGTTGAATGTGAAATACCATTATTGAGTAGCGTGGTATTTAATTTAATAAACTCGCCACCATTATCGGAGAAAAAATGCTTAATTGGTTTGTTGAAATACTTTTCGACGAGTGCTTTAAATTGTAAAAATAAATTGGTGGTGTCGGATTTCTTCTTTAATGGATACATCCAAACATATTTGCTAAAGTGATCGACAAAAACAACGTAATATTTGTAATGGTCGAAGGAGGTGACGGGACTTGTCCATAAGTCGGAAAAAATAAGGTCGAGGGGTGCGTTGGACTCGAGTGTGGAAGTAGAAAATGGTAGTTTCTTGCTTTTGGCAACGTTGCAAGATTCACAGTGCGAAAAATCAGATATAGAAAATGCTAATTCTTTATTGATAATTTTGATTACATCATATGTTGGGTGACCTAACTTATGATGCCAAGATAATGGAGCGGTGCCTTTGATAGAGGTGTGGACTTGTCGGTTTGAGGGGCACCACTCGTAGACTCCGTCTTTAATTTGGCCCCGGAGAAGGATGGTTCCCGTTGCTATCGCCTTAATAACAAAACAATCACGAGAAAAAATAACATAAGCATCGTTGTCTTGGCATAATTTAGAAATAGAAATAATATTTCGAGAAATTTGTGGTACATGAAGTACGTCATTAAATTTAAGAGATTGTAATTGAAAGTTACCTATATTGGCGATAGGAATAGCGGAACCGTCTCCAATGATGAGATCATCGAAGCCATTGTAGGGAGAGTGGAAGGTGAGAGTGTCTAAGTCATGAGTGATATGGTGACTCGCGCCGCTATCAAGAAGATAGTTCGGGTTTGGGTTGGCAGGAGTGGTGGTCACGGTGTGGGCCTGGTGCGTGGTGGGTGGCTGCTGGGTTGAGGGTTGCTGCTGCTGGCGGTAGGAGGTGGGAGCAGGGAAGGTGATGTTGGGAAAGAGGCGACGAAACAGGGGACAATTGGCGATGACATGCCCTGTTTCGCGGCACCACTGACAACGTCCCTTGAATGGACGCGGGTTGGGAGTGGTGATAGGCTGATTTTGGTTGACATATTGGTTGTTTGAGGAGGGTTGATTGGGGTAGCCACGATAGGAGCTACGGTTGGGGTGGTGGCCACGATAGGCAGGATTAGCCGAAGGGGCAAAGTGATTGGATGAGGGTTGGTGTTTGAGGAGTAATTCATGCTGTAAAAGCTTTTCATGGAGAGCCTCAAAACTAATGGGTGTGTCTCGGGCTCTCACTGTATCAATGACGGGTTTATAAAGTTCATAGTCGAGGCCTTTAAGAACCTTCGCAATGATGTCTTCGGGGTCAATGATCTTGCCCATAAGAGCAAGTTGGTCGACACAAGACTTGATAGTGTGGATATAATCGCTAATGGTTTGGTCCGTGGTTTTCACTATCGAGTCAAGGCGTTCTTTAAGTTGTTGAATGTGGATACGCGATGGGTTTGCGTAGGTGTGGGCGAGGATATCCCAAGCCTCTTTAGCGGTTTTCGCCTTGACGATTAAGGTTTGTAGGGCGGAAGAGAGAGTACCCATTAGGGCACCAAGGATAAGACCGTCTTGCTTGAGCCAAGACAGGTGCGCGGGGTTGGGAACCTCCTGTTTTGCGTCATTGATGGTGGTGGGAGGAGGAGTGGGGTTAGAGCCATCGAGAAAACCGAATAGGCTAAGACCAAAGAGGATGTTGGTGAGTTGAAATCGCCATGATGTATAGTTTAGCGGAGTGAGTTTGATGACATTGTTGAGGTTGGGTGCGGTGAGTGGGTTGTCGGCATTGTGGGGGTTGGGAATGatggtgttgttgttgtcgttggcCATTGAAGAGGACGGAAGAAGAGGGTGGTGATGGCTGCGTTTGAAGGAGCGGCGTTTAGGGCGTAAAAGGTTGGATCGTTCGTGACTCGTTGATACCATATAAGACAAGGGTGATTATGAATTGAGTTGTATTTACTAATGAATGAATTACAAGTATATATAGGACCTAAGGCTAGGGTAAGTAGGAAGAAAGAGATCTATACAAATATACTAGACAATATGCTAAGGATACTAATTGCTATAATACAAAGATTATGTGCTAAAAGATTTTATACAATATGCTAGGAATTATTTGTTGCTATATTGTTAACAAAGCGCACCTTGCATGGTCTAGAAAAGGTCGTTGAACGAATAACCTGTGAGATATCATGCAAGATTTTTTGTGGTGTTAACTCGAATGAGACGACACTCACAGTGCTTAAGAACTTGGAAAGTTTCTCTTGGGAAGCAAAAGCGGTGCTTACATTAGCCGCCTTTGCTCAGACCTATGGAGACTTCTGGTTCCTTATTCAACTCTATTCTACTAATTCCCTGTCGAAATCCGAGGAACTTGTTAAACAAGTGCCCATGATTGTGGATCATGATGGAGGCTTCAAAAAGCTGTTTGAGGAAACTAATGATCTTATCAAGGCAATGCTGGAAACTGTACGATGTATAGTCGAGTTTATGGAGCTGCCTGTAATTTACATCACAGCAGAAGATCCTGAGGTGAAGTCTGCAATGAGTCATTTTCCGATTGCTGTTTACTGGGTCGTCAGGAGTTGTATTGCTGCTGCTATCCAAATTACAGCATTGTCTAGCAGCGGCTTTGATCAAAACTTGGTACCAATTACGGAAACAAGAGAATTCTTAAACTGGACTCGGAAACTCACTTCTATCACTGAACATCTCAGAAACACTCTAACTAATCTGTACAGGATCTTAGCCGAGAAAAAGGAGGTTGATGCGTACAATAGTATCGTGCAAATCATCAACCACGAGATTCATATCGACAACATGAAAGCCATCAAGTGTCTTATTTACCCTGATGACGATGTTCCTCCGTTGTATGATGGTTCAACAAAGAAGAGGCTACACCTTGATGTGTTGAGGAGGAAAACTGTATTGTTACTGATATCAGGACTCGATATCAGCAATAACGAATTGTACCTTATAGAGCAAAGTTACACAGAATCAAGAGTACATGGATACGAGATTGTATGGATACCTGTCCTAGACCGATCCCAGCAATGGACAGATACAATGCAAATTCAGTTCGAGACACTGCAAAAGACGATGCCCTGGTACTCTGTCCATCACCCTTCAATAATTTCAAATGCGGCGACAAACTTCTTCAGAAATTACTGGCATTACAAGGGTACGCCTATCCTCGTTGTTCTAAGCCCTCAAGGAAAAGTTCTCAACGAAAATGCGATACTCATGATGTGGATTTGGCAAAACGAGGCTTACGACTTTACTCGTATCAGGGAGGAACGACTTT from Silene latifolia isolate original U9 population chromosome 5, ASM4854445v1, whole genome shotgun sequence encodes the following:
- the LOC141654921 gene encoding protein SIEVE ELEMENT OCCLUSION B-like; this encodes MVVLRVLARIEKCFNGGSEDRKKADTNVVVSGNDPFPCITVLFLFLELEADGGLHRDNRCRADDHTLTKQIQSLHNPDGRIIDVRPIFQLVEEIIKRATQTTEGSSEEIISERESLGGKRPKARGVKELLVKRLGENVCDLILAGNVRETNATFKELLLDEVKGDGHVFHPRMKDRILGVECGGDIVTEDSRLVVDIVARLAFAYLGFGLRILLSSRVVTVLAGGGIDLDCEVEGAGVGEVVTASGEAVDGIVAEGEEVEGGVSALGEGVGDAVVGGLVVEGGEAVAGRLWNSGTVSNDEIIEAIVGRVEVEAFKNLRNDVFGVNDLAHKSKLVDTRLDSVDIIANGLVRGFHYRVKAFFKLLNVDTRWELFVAILLTKRTLHGLEKVVERITCEISCKIFCGVNSNETTLTVLKNLESFSWEAKAVLTLAAFAQTYGDFWFLIQLYSTNSLSKSEELVKQVPMIVDHDGGFKKLFEETNDLIKAMLETVRCIVEFMELPVIYITAEDPEVKSAMSHFPIAVYWVVRSCIAAAIQITALSSSGFDQNLVPITETREFLNWTRKLTSITEHLRNTLTNLYRILAEKKEVDAYNSIVQIINHEIHIDNMKAIKCLIYPDDDVPPLYDGSTKKRLHLDVLRRKTVLLLISGLDISNNELYLIEQSYTESRVHGYEIVWIPVLDRSQQWTDTMQIQFETLQKTMPWYSVHHPSIISNAATNFFRNYWHYKGTPILVVLSPQGKVLNENAILMMWIWQNEAYDFTRIREERLWEEERWRLELLVDNIDPKVQEWIRNGKYIFLYGGDDIDWIRRFTKQARSVAQAFKIQLELLYVGRSQNTELVQKVNAMIRVKQLSHCWEDPDWVWFFWTRIESMIHSKVKLEKINHHGDIILQEIQRLHSHDKTNAGWALLAKGSTILVHGPGKIALTALEEKDQWTELGIEPGYVDYFAALYMKMFPCHRLDFPANINIPNTMFCSHCRRNMQKYNSFVCCHEDAGNPV
- the LOC141654920 gene encoding uncharacterized protein LOC141654920, giving the protein MEAQMSQLMTLFQERLQSDINSGNGVHTTSSTPTTPRQLGFIPKLDFPSFSGENSRGWVQKCEKYFHLCKIPDDQKVDIAGIHLSGKAGDWFNAYMAARVTVSWSSFVLDLCARFVDDVGDNVVEKFNKLHQLGSLNDYLDSFEYLKSLMIQRNPLLNDALFLDSFIGGLKPVIKPFVKAFKPATIAEAVAFARLQEESVEATRTYSRFSGGLGSKSVGSGTVNKSPLLPTPTIPADSKSNTSQRHLTMAERADKIAKGICYFCDKPYVRGHKCSFKKPQLFTILVPGDSEEDSDSESVQEGYTEVGDTEFEVHSIDPHISINALHGSQSFQTMRVTGYMGRKPLHILIDSGSTHNFLDLDLARKLNLQINPISPQSVAVADGNHLACQHVCPNFQWKLQNTEFQCEALLIPLGSCDMVLGVQWLSTLGTVKWNFNKLWMSFEAKGIKHVLRGISPKVRGDAIATPKLMANAIHLFYLQVTEQHQLRKSSPVSCFQLHNTEYPEGIEKLLQEYSVIFKEPKSLPPSRGIIDHKIPLEVGVNPVSIRPYRYALKQRDIIEKLIQEMLDKGVIQQSCSPFASPVVLVGKKDGSWRLCVDYRELNKKTIKDKFPIPVVDELIDELAGATIFTKLDLRAGYHQLRMAKEDVFKTAFKTHSGHYEFLVMPFGLTNAPASFQAWMNQVFRPLLRKCVLVFFDDILVYSDSLVNHISHLRLVFELMKQQHMFAKLSKCAFASAKVEYLGHFISGVGVETDSRKIKAVQEWPTPKTVKELRSFLGLAGYYRKFVKGYAEIAKPLTTLLKKDGFQWSLEADLAFQALKNALVTAPVLSVPDFSKEFVVETDASQSGIGASDARRSSSGFLK